A genomic region of Oncorhynchus mykiss isolate Arlee chromosome 2, USDA_OmykA_1.1, whole genome shotgun sequence contains the following coding sequences:
- the LOC118937678 gene encoding autotransporter adhesin BpaC-like isoform X18, protein MLGGSDATVSAVKVLLGGSDTPVSAVKVLLGGSDATVSAVKVLLGGSDTPVSAVKVLLGGSDTTVSAVKVLLGGSDAPVSAVKVLLGGSDTPVSAVKVLLGGSDTPVSAVKVLLGGSDTTVSAVKVLLGGSDATVSAVKVLLGGSDAPVSAVKVLLGGSDTTVSAVKVLLGGSDATVSAVKVLLGGSDTTVSAVKVLLGGSDTTVSAVKVLLGGSDATVSAVKVLLGGSDTTVSAVKVLLGGSDATVSAVKVLLGGSDTTVSAVKVLLGGSDTPVSAVKVLLGGSDATVSAVKVLLGGSDATVSAVKVLLGGSDTPVSAVKVLLGGSDATVSVVKVLLGGSDATVSVVKVLLGGSL, encoded by the exons ATGCTAG GTGGTAGTGATGCTACTGTCTCTGCTGTTAAGGTGCTGCTAGGTGGTAGTGATACTCCTGTCTCTGCTGTTAAGGTGCTGCTAGGTGGTAGTGATGCTACTGTCTCTGCTGTTAAGGTGCTGCTAG GTGGTAGTGATACTCCTGTCTCTGCTGTTAAGGTGCTGCTAGGTGGTAGTGATACTACTGTCTCTGCTGTTAAGGTGCTGCTAGGTGGTAGTGATGCTCCTGTCTCTGCTGTTAAGGTGCTGCTAGGTGGTAGTGATACTCCTGTCTCTGCTGTTAAGGTGCTGCTAG GTGGTAGTGATACTCCTGTCTCTGCTGTTAAGGTGCTGCTAGGTGGTAGTGATACTACTGTCTCTGCTGTTAAGGTGCTGCTAGGTGGTAGTGATGCTACTGTCTCTGCTGTTAAGGTGCTGCTAGGTGGTAGTGATGCTCCTGTCTCTGCTGTTAAGGTGCTGCTAG GTGGTAGTGATACTACTGTCTCTGCTGTTAAGGTGCTGCTAGGTGGTAGTGATGCTACTGTCTCTGCTGTTAAGGTGCTGCTAG GTGGTAGTGATACTACTGTCTCTGCTGTTAAGGTGCTGCTAGGTGGTAGTGATACTACTGTCTCTGCTGTTAAGGTGCTGCTAGGTGGTAGTGATGCTACTGTCTCTGCTGTTAAGGTGCTGCTAGGTGGTAGTGATACTACTGTCTCTGCTGTTAAG GTGCTGCTAGGTGGTAGTGATGCTACTGTCTCTGCTGTTAAGGTGCTGCTAGGTGGTAGTGATACTACTGTCTCTGCTGTTAAGGTGCTGCTAGGTGGTAGTGATACTCCTGTCTCTGCTGTTAAGGTGCTGCTAG GTGGTAGTGATGCTACTGTCTCTGCTGTTAAGGTGCTGCTAGGTGGTAGTGATGCTACTGTCTCTGCTGTTAAGGTGCTGCTAGGTGGTAGTGATACTCCTGTCTCTGCTGTTAAG GTGCTGCTAGGTGGTAGTGATGCTACTGTCTCTGTTGTTAAGGTGCTGCTAG GTGGTAGTGATGCTACTGTCTCTGTTGTTAAGGTGCTGCTAGGTGGTAGTCTGTGA